In the genome of Streptomyces violaceoruber, the window CCTGGTCCTCGGCGGGGTGCGCCGGCACGACGGGAACGTCGCCGTGAGCACCTCCTTCGGGTTCGGCGGCAGCAACTGCGCGCTGGTGCTGGACGCCGGCTGAACGACGCCACGGCGTCCACGGATCCGAGCTTCCCTCCCCTGGAGAGCCCATGACGCAACGCGAAGAAGAGCTGGCCCGTGTCCTCTCCGGGCCCGAGTTCGCCACCATCCGACCGGACGACCTGAGCGTCCTCGACTACAGCCTGCTGACGCTGCGCCGGGCGCGGCTCCTCAACGGCGCCGGTTTCGCGGCGAACTCCCTCTGGCTGGGCCGGGGCGACAGCGCCCGCTTCCCGGAGTTCCTGCGCACCATGGGCTGGATCGGCGCGTACGACCTGTCCCTGCTCAACGTCCTGGTCTCGCACCAGATCGCGGGCGACGCGCTGCTCAGCCACGGCGGTCCGGAGCAACTGGACGCCTGGGCGGGGGAGATCGACGCGATGGAGCGGATGTACTGCTTCGCCGGTTCCGAACTCCTCGCCGGCTCGGACCTGAAGCGGGTGCGGACCACCGCGGTCTACGACCCGCACGATCGGAGCCTGGTGCTGAACACGCCCCGGCCCGCCGACAGCAAGGTGTGGACCGGCAACAGCCTGCACACCGGCGACGTGGCCATGGTGCTGGCCCGGCTGGAGGTCGGCGGGCGCGACGAGGGACACCACTGGCTGCGGGTACCGCTGCGCGAGGCCGGGGCCGTACTGCCCGGCGTGCGCATCGGCCGGGCCGAGCCGAAGGGCGGCGTCACGGCCAACCAGACCGGCGTACTGACCTTCACGGACCACCGGCTGCCGCTGTCCGCGCTGATGAACCGCTGGGCGTCGATCGACGAGGACGGCACCTACCGGTCCCCGCTGCCGCGCCACCGGCGGTTCGAGGAGTGCCTGGCCACCTTCACCCACGAGCGGCTCTTCCCGTCGGTGGGAGCGGCGTACGCGCAACTGCTCGCCTGCGCGATCACCACGCGGTTCGCGGCCGTCAAACAGACCTTCGGCAGGCCGCTGATCGGCCACGAGCACTACCGCATGCGGCTGTCGGCGGCCGTGGGGCGCTCGCTGGCCGCCCGGCACGCCATGACGGCGCTGGCCGAGGTGGCGGTGGCCCGGAGCGCCGAGGGAGCACCGGCCCGCGACCAGGTGCTGCACGCCCTGATCTCGTGCGGCAAGTCCGGCTGCACCGGCGACGCCCGGCACACGCTGGCCGAGACCCGGGAGCTGTGCGGCGGGCTCGGCTACCACGACGCCAACCAGATCGCGCCGCTGCTGCACGACTACGAGATCGCGGTCACCTTCGGCGGTGACAACACCGTCCTCGGCTACCAGGCGACCCGGTTCGCCCTGCGCCACCGCGAGGAGTTCGACCGGGTGCTGGACGAGGCGGTCGCCGGGGCCGGACGGCTGGACGCCGTCCGGGTGCTGCGGGCCGTCTGCGACGTCCTGCTCGACCGGGTGGAGCGGGACGGCGCCGGTGAGGCCAGCGCGCAGTGGAGCCGTGCCGTCCACCAGACGCTGGCGATCGGCCACTGGGCCCGGCAGGCATCGACCCCGCTGTCCGAGCGGCTGCTCGCGCAGTACGCGGCGGTCTGCGTGCTGGAACACGCGCTGGCCGCCCTGCGGGCCGGGATCCTCGACCAGGACGCCCTCCTGGGGTTCGAGGCGGCCCGGCACGAGGCGGCGGGCGCCCCCCTCGACGCCGACGCGCTGCTGCGCGAACTGGCCGTGCCCGAGGGCCTGATCAGCGCCCCGATCGCCCACCCGGACTTCGCGGAACGGCACGCCGCCGCGGCCCATGCCGGCACCGCCGCGGCCCATGCCGGCACCGCCGCGGCCCATGCCGGCACCGTCCCGAGCCCGGGTACCGGACCGAGCCCGGGTACCGGACCGGCCCCGGGCACCGTGCAGGCCCCCGGCACCGTGCAGGCCGGAGTACGCCCGTGAGCGCCGCGCGCGGCGGTCGGGCCGGGGCCGTCGTCACCGGGGTGGGCACCTGTCTGCCGGAGACCGTGGTCGACAACGACGAGGTGTCGCGGCACCTGGACACCGACCACGCCTGGATCCACAGCCGTACCGGCATCGAGCGCCGGCGCCGGGTGTCGCCCGGGACCACCACGGGGGACCTCGCCGTCACCGCCGGGGCCGCCGCGCTGAAGTCCGCCGGACGGGACGACTGCGACCTCGTCCTCCTCGCCACCACCACACCGGACCGGCGCTGCCCCGCCACCGCGCCCCGGGTGGCGTCCCGGCTCGGGCTGCGGGCCGCCGCCGCGTTCGACCTGTCCGCCGTGTGCTCCGGCTTCGTGTACGGGCTGTCCGTGGCCAGCGCGATGATCACCGCGGGCACCTGCGACCGGGCCCTGGTCATCGGCGCGGACGTCTACTCCTCGATCGTGGACCCCGACGACCGGGGCACCGCCGTCGTCTTCGGCGACGGCGCGGGCGCCGTGCTCCTGGAGCGCGGCGACACCGGCGACCCGGGCGCCGTGCTGCACACCGAGCTCGGCAGCGACGGCACCGGCGACGAGCTGATCACCATCCCGCCGGACGGCGCGTACCTCACCATGCGCGGCAGCGACGTCTACACCCGTGCCGTGACCACCATGGCGGAGTCGGCGCGTTCCACCGCCGCGCACGCGGGCTGGGACCTGGCGGACGTGGACGCCTTCGTCGGGCACCAGGCGAACCTCCGCATCCTCACCTCGGTGGCGAAGCGGCTGCGGCTGCCCCCGGAGCGGGTGGTGTCGAACATCGCGGACGTGGCCAACACCGCCGCCGCGTCCATCCCCCTCGCGCTGGCCGACGCGGCCGCGCAGGGCCGTATCGGCTCCGGGGACCGCCTGCTCCTGACCGCCTTCGGCGGCGGGCTGACCTGGGGCTCCGCCGCCGTCGTCTGGTCGGGCGCGGAACCCGTCCAGGACCAGCGGAGCTGACCGGACCGAGCGACGAACCAGGCGCACGAGAGGAAGGGACAACGTGGTGCCGAAGCTGCGGATCGCAGTCGTCGGCGGGGGCATCGGCGGACTCGCCGCCGCCCTCGCCCTGACCCGGAAGGGCCACGAGGTACGCGTCTACGAGCAGGCGCCGGAACTCAGGGAAGCGGGCGTGGGCATGCACCTGGGCCCCAACGGCAGCCGCCTTCTGGAACGCTGGGGCCTCGGCGAGCGGCTGCGCGCCCTCGGTGTACGGCCCGCGGGCATGGAGGTGCGGGACTGGTCGCACGGGGGCACCCTGGTGCGGCAGCCGATGGGCGAGGAATGGCTCGCCGAGTTCGGGGCGCCGTACTACACGATCCACCGGGCCGACCTGCACACCATGCTCGCCGAGTCGCTGCCCTCCGGCACGGTGCGGGCCGGGCACCGGCTCGAACGGTTCACCGAGACCGGGGGCGGGGTCCGGCTGGAGTTCGCCGACGGCTCCACCGCCGGCGCGGACGTCCTGATCGGCGCGGACGGGGCGCACTCCGTGGTGCGCCGCACCCTCGCCGGGCCCGACACCGCCGTCTTCTCCGGCCAGAGCGCCTTCCGCGGCGTCGTCGCCCGCGACCAGGTTCCCGGCCTGCCCGGTGACACGCTCCTGGTGTGGGCGGGACCGGACGCCCGCATGCTGGTCTACCCGGTGCGCGGCGGGCGGTTCCTCACCTTCGTCGCCGTCGTGCCCGACCCGCGGTGGCGCCTGGAGTCCTGGAGCGCCCCGGGCGACCTGGACGAACTGGCCGCCCGCTTCGACGGCTGGAACACCGACGTCAAGTCCCTGGTGGCCGCGGTGCGGGAGTCCCGGCGCTGGGCGCTGTACGACCGTGAGCCGCTGGCCCGCTGGAGCGCGGGCGCCGTCACCCTGCTCGGCGACGCGGCCCACCCGATGCTGCCCCACCACGGCCAGGGCGTCAGCCAGGCCGTCGAGGACGCGGCGGTCCTCGCACACTGCCTGGACGCCCCGACGGGCCCGGACCCCTCGGCCTCCGTATCCGCCGCTTCCGCTCCAGCCGTATCCGCCGCTTCCGCTCCCGCCGCAGCCGCCGCTTCCGTTCCCGCCGCCCGGCGGGCGATCGCGGCCGCGCTGGACGCCTACGAGGGCGTCCGCAGGCCGCACACCACCCGGGTCCAGCTCGGTTCGCGGGGCGGCGGCTCCCAGCGGCTGCGGCCCGACGAGGACGGGACCGAGTCCACGGGCACGATGTCGTCCCTCGTCGAGGACGTGTCCTGGATCCAGCGCCACGACGCCGAGGCCGGCCTCCCACCGCTGCCGCCGCCGTAGCCCGCCGCGACCCCCTGAACCCACCCCCGAGCCCACCCTGCCCGCGCGAGAGAACCAAGGAGAACCCATGTCGAACCACCTCGACCGGCGGCGCCTGATGACCACCGCCCTCGGCGGTGCCGCGGCCGTCGGCCTCGGCGCCGGCGCCGGTCTGCTGGGCGCCGCTCCGGCCGGTGCCGCCGAGCGCCCCGTCACCCCGCACCGCGGCCACGACGACTTCCCCGACGTACCCGGCATGCTCGGCGACCGCCGCGCCAACGAACTCTGGTACATGTTCGACGAGACCACGCTCTACAACGTGGGCCCGGAGCTGGAGCAGGCGTTCACCGACATCGAGACCGCGCTCGGCGACGGCTGGGAGCGGGCCATCTTCGACGCCTGGATGGCCATGGCCGCCACCAGCGACTACCCGAACAACTTCATCGAGTACGTCACCCCCATCAAGGGCCCGCTCCAGGTGCTCTCCAAGGCCCAGCTCGGCGTCTTCGACACCTACTACCGGCCCTACGGCCACGGCATCGTCGGCGCCTTCGCGGACTTCGCCCAGGGCGTGCTCAACGACCCCCGCCGCGAGCGCCCGGTGCACACCATGAACGGCAACCCGCCGCCCGGGTACCACATCTGGTTCATCTTCATGCGGTCGATGATGCTGCTGGACATCAGCAGGCACCGCTGGGAGCGGATGGCCCCGATCAACGCGATGGCGTGGGCGATCCAGACCATCGCCAAGCCCTCCCAGTTCGAGGTCAAGGAGCCGCTGCCGCGCCGGGTCGTGGCCCGGGAGGCCGCCAAGTGGCTGCCGCGCAGCGTGCACCGGCTCGACCGCGACTTCCTGTCCTACCCGCTGCCCGAAGGCATGAGCTGACGGACCCGGCGCCGCGGCGAGGACAACGGCAAGGACAGGAGGAGACATCATGCGTACCGGAATCTGGCTGGTGGGTGCCCGCGGCTCGGTGGCCACCACGACCGTCGTCGGCGCCGCCGCGCTGCGCGCCGGGCTGGTGCCGGCCACCGGCTGTGTGAGCGCGCTCGAGGCCTTCGACGGCGTGCCGCTGCCCGGCTTCGACGAGCTGGTCTTCGGCGGCCACGACGTCGTCGGCACCGGCCTGGTCAAACGGGCCGAGCAGCTCGCCGAGGCGGGCGTCGTGCCCCGCGGCCTGCCGGGTGTGCTGACCGCGGAACTCGACGCGGCCGACGCCGAGATCAGACCCGCGCCGCCGGGCACGGAGGAGGGCGGCGACGGCACCCCGGACCAGGCGTCGGCCGCCGGGGCGATCGTCGCCGACCTCACCGGCTTCCGGGAGCGCCTCGGTCTGGACCGGGTCGTCGTCGTGAACGTCTCCTCCACCCAGCCGCCGGCCGTGCCGCACCCGGCGCACGCCTCGGCGGCGGCCCTGCGCGAGGCGCTGGCGCGGGGCGAACGGCCGCTGCCCGTCAGCTCCCTGTACGCCTACGCGGCGCTGCGGGCCGGCTGCGCCTTCGTCGACTTCACCCCGTCGACGGGAGCGCGCCTGCCCGCGCTGGACGAACTCGCCCGGGAACAGGGCCTGCCCTACGCCGGCAGCGACGGCAAGACCGGCGAGACCCTGGTCAAGTCGGTGCTCGCGCCGATGTTCGCGCGCCGGGCGCTGCGGGTGCGCTCCTGGTCCGGCACCAACCTGCTGGGCGGCGGCGACGGGGCCACCCTCGCCGACCCGGAGCGGGTGGTCAGCAAGAACGCCTCCAAGGGCCTGGTGCTGGAGGCGGAGCTGGGCCACGCCGTCGAGGGCGGCGTGCACATCCACCACGTTCCCGACCTCGGGGAGTGGAAGACCGCCTGGGACCACGTGACGTTCGAGGGGTTCCTGGGGGCCCGGATGACCCTTCAGTTCACGTGGCAGGGCTGCGACTCCTCGCTGGCCGCGCCGCTCGTGCTGGACCTGGCCCGGTTCATGGCCCTCGCGCACCACGCAGGCGTCGCCGGGCCGGTGCCGGAGCTGGGCTTCTTCTTCAAGGATCCGGTGGGCTCCGCCGAGCACGACCTGGCCGCGCAGTACGCGAGCCTGGCCGGCTGGGCGCGCTCGGTGGGGGCGCCCGCGTGAGTGCGCTGCCGCGGGTGCACGACCTGGCCCGCCTGGTCCGGGCCCCGGCCGCGCTGTCGGTGCCCGGGGACGTCCTCGCCGGAGCGGCGGCGGCCCGGCGGCCGCTCGGCCCCGGACTGCTCGGCATGACGGCCTCGTCGGTCTGCCTGTACTGGGCGGGGATGGCGCTCAACGACTACGCGGACCGCGACCTCGACGCGGTGGAGCGGCCCGAACGCCCGGTGCCCTCCGGGGCGGTGAGCCCGGCCGCGGCCCGCGCGGTCGGCTGCGGGCTCACCGCGGCCGGGCTCGGCCTCGCGGCACTGTCCCGCGGCCGCCGGGGCCTGGCCACGGCGCTGCCCCTGGCCGGTGTCGTCTGGGCGTACGACCTCGTGCTCAAGCCCACCCCGGCCGGTGCGGCCGCGATGGCCGCGGCCCGCGCGCTGAACGTCCTGGGCGGCGCGGGACCGGGCGGACTGCGCCGGGCGCTGCCGGCGGCGGCCACCGTCGCCCTGCACACCGGCATGGTCACCCGGCTGAGCCGGTACGAGGTGAGCGGTGCGCCCCGCGCGGTGCCCCGGCAGTCGCTCGCCGTCGGCGGGGCGGTCGGAGCCGCCGTACTGCTGCGCGGCCGCCGCCGGCCGGCCCGGGACCGGGTCCTGGCCGCGGGCCTGACGGCCGTGTACGCGTACGGGGGTGCGGCGGCGCAGCTCGCGGCCGCGCGGAGTCCGGCCGCGCCGCAGGTGCGGCGGGCGGTGGCGGCCGGCATCCACGCGCTGATCCCGCTCCAGGCGGCGCTGACCGCGACCGCCGGACGCGGCGCCGCCGGCGCCGCGCTGGCCTGCGCCCTCCCGTGGGCCCGACGACTGGGCAGAAAGGTGTCCCCCACATGAGCGCCGGTACGAGATTCGGGTACGGCACCAACGGCTTCGGCGACCATCCGCTGGAGGACGCCCTGGCCGTCCTCGCGGATCTGGGCTACGAGGGCGTCGGACTCACCCTGGACCCGCGGCACCTCGACCCGTTCGCCGACGACCTGCCGCACCGGCTGCGGCGGCTCGCGGCGCGGCTGGACCGGCTGGGGCTGGCCGTCGTCGTCGAGACCGGCGGGCGGTACGTGCTCGACCCCTGGCGCAAGCACCAGCCGGTGCTGATGTCCGCCGAGGGCGCCGGGCGCCGGGTCGACCTGCTGCTGCGGGCCGTGCGGATCGCCGCCGACCTCGGCGCGGAGGCCGTGTCCTTCTGGAGCGGCGCCGCCCCCGCGGACACGCCCCGGCAGGTGGTCTGGGACCGGCTGCTGGCCGGCTGCGGCACCGTCGTCGAGGCCGCCGCGCGGGCCGGGGTCGTGCTGGGCTTCGAACCGGAGCCCGGCATGTTCGTGGACACCCTGGACGCCTACGACGAACTGTGCCGCAGGCTCGGCGGCCCGCACCCGCTGGGGCTGACCCTGGACATCGGGCACTGCCGCTGCCTGGAGCCGCAGCCGGTCGCCGACTGCGTACGGCGGGTCGCCGACCGGCTGGTCAACGTGCAGATCGAGGACATGCGCCGGGGCACCCACGAGCACCTGGAGTTCGGCAGCGGGGAGATCGACTTCCCGCCCGTGCTGTCCGCGCTGGCCGCCACCGGCTACCGCGGACTGGTCTCGGTGGAGCTGCCCCGGCACAGCCACGCCGCCCCCGAGGTGGCCCGCCGGTCCCTGGACTTCCTGCGCGCGGCCGACGCCGGCGCCCGCCCCGCGACCCGGGGAGCGGCCGCGTGAACCCCGGCGGCGACGGACCCCGGTCCCTGCCGGACGCCCTCGCCGGCGCCCTGGACCGCGCGCTCGCCCCGGA includes:
- a CDS encoding FAD-dependent monooxygenase — encoded protein: MVPKLRIAVVGGGIGGLAAALALTRKGHEVRVYEQAPELREAGVGMHLGPNGSRLLERWGLGERLRALGVRPAGMEVRDWSHGGTLVRQPMGEEWLAEFGAPYYTIHRADLHTMLAESLPSGTVRAGHRLERFTETGGGVRLEFADGSTAGADVLIGADGAHSVVRRTLAGPDTAVFSGQSAFRGVVARDQVPGLPGDTLLVWAGPDARMLVYPVRGGRFLTFVAVVPDPRWRLESWSAPGDLDELAARFDGWNTDVKSLVAAVRESRRWALYDREPLARWSAGAVTLLGDAAHPMLPHHGQGVSQAVEDAAVLAHCLDAPTGPDPSASVSAASAPAVSAASAPAAAAASVPAARRAIAAALDAYEGVRRPHTTRVQLGSRGGGSQRLRPDEDGTESTGTMSSLVEDVSWIQRHDAEAGLPPLPPP
- a CDS encoding sugar phosphate isomerase/epimerase family protein: MSAGTRFGYGTNGFGDHPLEDALAVLADLGYEGVGLTLDPRHLDPFADDLPHRLRRLAARLDRLGLAVVVETGGRYVLDPWRKHQPVLMSAEGAGRRVDLLLRAVRIAADLGAEAVSFWSGAAPADTPRQVVWDRLLAGCGTVVEAAARAGVVLGFEPEPGMFVDTLDAYDELCRRLGGPHPLGLTLDIGHCRCLEPQPVADCVRRVADRLVNVQIEDMRRGTHEHLEFGSGEIDFPPVLSALAATGYRGLVSVELPRHSHAAPEVARRSLDFLRAADAGARPATRGAAA
- a CDS encoding beta-ketoacyl-ACP synthase III — protein: MSAARGGRAGAVVTGVGTCLPETVVDNDEVSRHLDTDHAWIHSRTGIERRRRVSPGTTTGDLAVTAGAAALKSAGRDDCDLVLLATTTPDRRCPATAPRVASRLGLRAAAAFDLSAVCSGFVYGLSVASAMITAGTCDRALVIGADVYSSIVDPDDRGTAVVFGDGAGAVLLERGDTGDPGAVLHTELGSDGTGDELITIPPDGAYLTMRGSDVYTRAVTTMAESARSTAAHAGWDLADVDAFVGHQANLRILTSVAKRLRLPPERVVSNIADVANTAAASIPLALADAAAQGRIGSGDRLLLTAFGGGLTWGSAAVVWSGAEPVQDQRS
- a CDS encoding inositol-3-phosphate synthase, with the protein product MRTGIWLVGARGSVATTTVVGAAALRAGLVPATGCVSALEAFDGVPLPGFDELVFGGHDVVGTGLVKRAEQLAEAGVVPRGLPGVLTAELDAADAEIRPAPPGTEEGGDGTPDQASAAGAIVADLTGFRERLGLDRVVVVNVSSTQPPAVPHPAHASAAALREALARGERPLPVSSLYAYAALRAGCAFVDFTPSTGARLPALDELAREQGLPYAGSDGKTGETLVKSVLAPMFARRALRVRSWSGTNLLGGGDGATLADPERVVSKNASKGLVLEAELGHAVEGGVHIHHVPDLGEWKTAWDHVTFEGFLGARMTLQFTWQGCDSSLAAPLVLDLARFMALAHHAGVAGPVPELGFFFKDPVGSAEHDLAAQYASLAGWARSVGAPA
- a CDS encoding acyl-CoA dehydrogenase family protein, yielding MTQREEELARVLSGPEFATIRPDDLSVLDYSLLTLRRARLLNGAGFAANSLWLGRGDSARFPEFLRTMGWIGAYDLSLLNVLVSHQIAGDALLSHGGPEQLDAWAGEIDAMERMYCFAGSELLAGSDLKRVRTTAVYDPHDRSLVLNTPRPADSKVWTGNSLHTGDVAMVLARLEVGGRDEGHHWLRVPLREAGAVLPGVRIGRAEPKGGVTANQTGVLTFTDHRLPLSALMNRWASIDEDGTYRSPLPRHRRFEECLATFTHERLFPSVGAAYAQLLACAITTRFAAVKQTFGRPLIGHEHYRMRLSAAVGRSLAARHAMTALAEVAVARSAEGAPARDQVLHALISCGKSGCTGDARHTLAETRELCGGLGYHDANQIAPLLHDYEIAVTFGGDNTVLGYQATRFALRHREEFDRVLDEAVAGAGRLDAVRVLRAVCDVLLDRVERDGAGEASAQWSRAVHQTLAIGHWARQASTPLSERLLAQYAAVCVLEHALAALRAGILDQDALLGFEAARHEAAGAPLDADALLRELAVPEGLISAPIAHPDFAERHAAAAHAGTAAAHAGTAAAHAGTVPSPGTGPSPGTGPAPGTVQAPGTVQAGVRP
- a CDS encoding SCO3242 family prenyltransferase; translation: MSALPRVHDLARLVRAPAALSVPGDVLAGAAAARRPLGPGLLGMTASSVCLYWAGMALNDYADRDLDAVERPERPVPSGAVSPAAARAVGCGLTAAGLGLAALSRGRRGLATALPLAGVVWAYDLVLKPTPAGAAAMAAARALNVLGGAGPGGLRRALPAAATVALHTGMVTRLSRYEVSGAPRAVPRQSLAVGGAVGAAVLLRGRRRPARDRVLAAGLTAVYAYGGAAAQLAAARSPAAPQVRRAVAAGIHALIPLQAALTATAGRGAAGAALACALPWARRLGRKVSPT